One window from the genome of Hoplias malabaricus isolate fHopMal1 chromosome X2, fHopMal1.hap1, whole genome shotgun sequence encodes:
- the LOC136676841 gene encoding ataxin-2-like isoform X1, which yields MSMKQAGGTRKPGGSNSSAAAASGAAGRSSLGRGRNSAKVPSAAVAFSGVYANMRMVHVLTSVVGTKCELKVKNGVIYEGVFKTYGPECDMVLDAAHRKSPEPSMGPRREDIVESIIFKSSDVVVVHFKDVDLNYAKRDNFTDSAVSTRMNGEHKEKDLEPWDGGDQHVSGSMESLDNDLSNGWDPDDMFKYNEETYGVKSTYDSSLSSYTVPLERDNSEEFLKREARAAQLAEEIEASASYKARVALENDERSEEEKYTAVMRDQHALNRENKYIPPGQRNREAGLPWGTGRQNSPRLQCSPGLNTPRAGPHDYNTGVDQRVVNGGSHPWPSRCPSPSSRPPSRYQSGPTSLPPRAATPTRPPSRPPSRPSRPPSHPSAHGSVAPHSTLPKRLSSEAGPPRMSPKSQRTPRTHRVPPCRGSGPPGADFMSQGAAGEISTPPPARSSPSGGTWSSVVSGAHRPRSPRQSSMGAVPSGPSSLSSPQAGTVPVDSVATPISPTTASPAPNLAATPLAEAKESRIQETRQNSPSANKENVKPVESSSGISRPGSKGPPSMAPDHRKQIDNLKQFSVDFRLQSSANPDTVFETMVTKPRRDPGEKPKEQQPTDKSTTDSAGPKVCLETSSSDDVSAAVVGTPAGNKPSAPSPSPSSSAIGTVSEQKRGPDVTSQGVQTSSPAVTASAKSDKDDKEEKKDPVPESVRKSTLNPNAKEFNPRAIATPPKPATTPTLPRPQAQPSPSIVVQQPPAVYGQPMCFPQMYPLTPVSPGVQKSIIWKTPAMYVQVPQMPMTQSKSYRPGKVPNMPQQRPDQHHPPGTSTMMHPATAAGPPIVAPSPAYSTQYFACSPQQFASQPLVQQMTHYQSQPQHVFSPVMQGSARMLTPHTHGQPSLVSSSTTQYGEQTHTMYVSAPIPQQYPHPSATLHPHPQHPQPSATPTGQGQQGGQNGGSHPAPSPVQHPQHQVAAAAAAAQALHLGNPQQQQMYSALAPTPPSMTPGPNPQSPQGSFPSAQQAVYIHPSQVQHGYNPNHMAHVPQAHMQSGMVPTHHGTASHPPVMLMATQPPTGPQPPMAQGTLNAIPVSSTTHFSYMAHPSVQAHHQQQL from the exons ATGTCAATGAAGCAGGCCGGTGGAACTCGCAAACCCGGCGGCAGTAACAGCTCGGCGGCTGCGGCCTCAGGAGCTGCCGGGAGATCGAGTTTAGGAAG GGGGCGCAACAGTGCCAAAGTACCCTCTGCTGCA GTGGCGTTCAGCGGAGTTTATGCAAACATGAGGATGGTTCATGTCTTGACTTCCGTGGTG GGAACAAAATGTGAACTTAAAGTTAAAAACGGTGTGATCTACGAGGGTGTATTTAAAACATATGGACCAGAG TGTGATATGGTCCTGGATGCTGCTCACAGGAAGAGTCCTGAACCTAGCATGGGTCCTCGTCGTGAGGACATAGTAGAGAGCATCATATTCAAATCCTCAGACGTGGTTGTAGTGCATTTCAAAGACGTTGACCTCAACTACGCCAAGAGAG ATAACTTCACAGACAGTGCAGTGAGTACTCGTATGAATGGAGAACACAAAGAGAAGGACCTTGAACCTTGGGACGGAGGGGATCAGCACGTCTCGGGCAGCATGGAGTCTCTTGACAATGATTTG TCTAACGGCTGGGATCCAGACGACATGTTTAAATACAACGAGGAAACATATGGCGTGAAGTCTACCTATGACAGTAGCCTTTCCTCATACAC GGTGCCATTGGAGCGAGACAATTCAGAGGAGTTTCTGAAGCGAGAAGCTCGTGCAGCACAACTGGCTGAAGAAATTGAGGCCAGTGCTTCCTATAAAGCCCGCGTAGCCCTTGAGAATGATGAACGTTCAGAAGAGGAGAAATACACCGCTGTAATGAGGGATCAACACGCCCTCAACAG GGAGAATAAGTACATTCCCCCTGGTCAGAGGAACAGAGAAGCAGGACTGCCGTGGGGAACAGGACGGCAGAACTCTCCCAGACTGCAGTGTAGCCCTGGGCTGAACACACCTAGAGCTGGGCCTCATGACTACAACACTGGTGTGGATCAACGTGTCGTCAATGGAG GTTCCCATCCTTGGCCCTCTCGCTGCCCATCTCCTTCCTCTCGTCCTCCCTCCCGATACCAGTCAGGCcccacctccctccctccccggGCAGCCACGCCCACCCGGCCGCCATCCAGACCCCCATCCAGGCCCTCGCGGCCCCCTTCTCACCCCTCTGCCCACGGCTCTGTGGCTCCCCACTCCACTCTGCCCAAACGCCTGTCCTCGGAAG caggtCCTCCAAGAATGTCTCCAAAGTCCCAGCGGACCCCCAGGACACACAGAGTGCCCCCCTGCCGAGGCAGTGGACCTCCTGGAGCAGACTTCATGTCTCAGGGTGCAGCCGGGGAGATTTCAACTCCTCCTCCTGCCCGTAGCAGTCCCTCTGGGGGCACCTGGtcctcagtggtcagtggag caCACAGACCACGTTCTCCTAGGCAGAGCAGTATGGGGGCAGTACCTTCTGGCCCCTCTTCCTTGTCTTCCCCACAGGCCGGCACAGTGCCCGTCGACTCTGTGGCCACACCCATATCACCTACTACAGCAAGCCCTGCACCTAACCTGGCTGCAACACCTTTAGCGGAAG CAAAAGAGTCCAGGATACAAGAGACAAGGCAGAATTCACCCTCTGCTAACAAGGAGAATGTAAAGCCTGTGGAATCTTCCTCGGGCATCAGTAGGCCTGGGAGTAAAG GACCTCCCAGTATGGCTCCAGACCACAGAAAACAAATAGATAATTTAAAGCAATTTAGTGTAGATTTTAGg TTGCAGTCCAGCGCTAATCCAGACACGGTCTTTGAGACTATGGTCACCAAGCCTCGTCGGGACCCTGGAGAGAAACCAAAGGAGCAGCAGCCCACCGACAAGAGCACAACAGACTCAGCAGGACCCAAAGTTTGCTTAGAAACTTCCAGCAGCGATGACGTGTCAGCGGCTGTGGTTGGCACCCCTGCCGGGAACAAGCCTAGCGCCCCTTCTCCGTCTCCCTCTTCCTCAGCGATTGGCACCGTGTCTGAGCAGAAACGAGGGCCAGACGTGACCTCTCAGGGGGTCCAGACTTCATCTCCTGCTGTCACTGCTTCTGCAAAATCAGACAAGGATGAcaaagaggagaagaaagacCCTGTACCGGA gAGTGTTAGAAAATCAACCCTTAATCCCAATGCCAAGGAGTTCAACCCCAGAGCTATTGCCACCCCA CCCAAACCTGCAACAACTCCCACTCTGCCGCGGCCTCAGGCTCAACCTAGCCCCTCCATCGTGGTGCAACAGCCCCCTGCCGTGTACGGCCAGCCTATGTGCTTCCCACAGATGTACCCTCTGACCCCGGTCAGCCCTGGAGTACAG aAAAGCATTATCTGGAAG ACTCCTGCTATGTACGTTCAGGTTCCTCAAATGCCTATGACCCAGTCCAAGTCCTACAGACCAGGTAAAG TACCCAACATGCCACAGCAAAGACCAGACCAGCATCATCCTCCAGGCACGTCCACCATGATGCACCCAGCCACGGCTGCAGGACCCCCCATCGTGGCCCCGAGCCCAGCGTATTCCACACAATACTTCGCCTGTAGCCCCCAGCAGTTCGCCAGCCAGCCCCTGGTGCAACAGATGACTCACTACCAGTCCCAG CCCCAGCATGTTTTTAGTCCAGTGATGCAGGGCAGTGCAAGGATGCTCACCCCACACACCCATGGCCAACCCAGCCTGGTCTCCTCTTCCACCACCCAGTATGGTGAGCAGACGCACACTATGTATG TTTCTGCCCCGATCCCCCAGCAGTACCCACACCCTAGTGCCACTCTCCATCCTCACCCTCAGCACCCACAGCCCTCAGCTACCCCCACGGGACAGGGGCAGCAGGGCGGTCAAAATGGAGGCAGCCACCCCGCCCCGAGCCCTGTGCAGCATCCTCAGCACCAGGTCGCTGCTGCCGCCGCAGCTGCTCAAGCTCTCCACCTGGGAAACCCCCAGCAACAACAGATGTACTCAGCCCTGGCTCCCACCCCTCCCTCCATGACCCCTGGCCCCAACCCCCAGTCCCCACAGGGCAGCTTCCCCTCAGCCCAGCAAGCTGTCTACATCCACCCTTCCCAGGTTCAGCACGGATACAACCCCAACCATATGGCTCACGTGCCACAG
- the LOC136676841 gene encoding ataxin-2-like isoform X2, with protein MSMKQAGGTRKPGGSNSSAAAASGAAGRSSLGRGRNSAKVPSAAVAFSGVYANMRMVHVLTSVVGTKCELKVKNGVIYEGVFKTYGPECDMVLDAAHRKSPEPSMGPRREDIVESIIFKSSDVVVVHFKDVDLNYAKRDNFTDSAVSTRMNGEHKEKDLEPWDGGDQHVSGSMESLDNDLSNGWDPDDMFKYNEETYGVKSTYDSSLSSYTVPLERDNSEEFLKREARAAQLAEEIEASASYKARVALENDERSEEEKYTAVMRDQHALNRENKYIPPGQRNREAGLPWGTGRQNSPRLQCSPGLNTPRAGPHDYNTGVDQRVVNGGSHPWPSRCPSPSSRPPSRYQSGPTSLPPRAATPTRPPSRPPSRPSRPPSHPSAHGSVAPHSTLPKRLSSEAGPPRMSPKSQRTPRTHRVPPCRGSGPPGADFMSQGAAGEISTPPPARSSPSGGTWSSVVSGAHRPRSPRQSSMGAVPSGPSSLSSPQAGTVPVDSVATPISPTTASPAPNLAATPLAEAKESRIQETRQNSPSANKENVKPVESSSGISRPGSKGPPSMAPDHRKQIDNLKQFSVDFRLQSSANPDTVFETMVTKPRRDPGEKPKEQQPTDKSTTDSAGPKVCLETSSSDDVSAAVVGTPAGNKPSAPSPSPSSSAIGTVSEQKRGPDVTSQGVQTSSPAVTASAKSDKDDKEEKKDPVPESVRKSTLNPNAKEFNPRAIATPPKPATTPTLPRPQAQPSPSIVVQQPPAVYGQPMCFPQMYPLTPVSPGVQKSIIWKTPAMYVQVPQMPMTQSKSYRPVPNMPQQRPDQHHPPGTSTMMHPATAAGPPIVAPSPAYSTQYFACSPQQFASQPLVQQMTHYQSQPQHVFSPVMQGSARMLTPHTHGQPSLVSSSTTQYGEQTHTMYVSAPIPQQYPHPSATLHPHPQHPQPSATPTGQGQQGGQNGGSHPAPSPVQHPQHQVAAAAAAAQALHLGNPQQQQMYSALAPTPPSMTPGPNPQSPQGSFPSAQQAVYIHPSQVQHGYNPNHMAHVPQAHMQSGMVPTHHGTASHPPVMLMATQPPTGPQPPMAQGTLNAIPVSSTTHFSYMAHPSVQAHHQQQL; from the exons ATGTCAATGAAGCAGGCCGGTGGAACTCGCAAACCCGGCGGCAGTAACAGCTCGGCGGCTGCGGCCTCAGGAGCTGCCGGGAGATCGAGTTTAGGAAG GGGGCGCAACAGTGCCAAAGTACCCTCTGCTGCA GTGGCGTTCAGCGGAGTTTATGCAAACATGAGGATGGTTCATGTCTTGACTTCCGTGGTG GGAACAAAATGTGAACTTAAAGTTAAAAACGGTGTGATCTACGAGGGTGTATTTAAAACATATGGACCAGAG TGTGATATGGTCCTGGATGCTGCTCACAGGAAGAGTCCTGAACCTAGCATGGGTCCTCGTCGTGAGGACATAGTAGAGAGCATCATATTCAAATCCTCAGACGTGGTTGTAGTGCATTTCAAAGACGTTGACCTCAACTACGCCAAGAGAG ATAACTTCACAGACAGTGCAGTGAGTACTCGTATGAATGGAGAACACAAAGAGAAGGACCTTGAACCTTGGGACGGAGGGGATCAGCACGTCTCGGGCAGCATGGAGTCTCTTGACAATGATTTG TCTAACGGCTGGGATCCAGACGACATGTTTAAATACAACGAGGAAACATATGGCGTGAAGTCTACCTATGACAGTAGCCTTTCCTCATACAC GGTGCCATTGGAGCGAGACAATTCAGAGGAGTTTCTGAAGCGAGAAGCTCGTGCAGCACAACTGGCTGAAGAAATTGAGGCCAGTGCTTCCTATAAAGCCCGCGTAGCCCTTGAGAATGATGAACGTTCAGAAGAGGAGAAATACACCGCTGTAATGAGGGATCAACACGCCCTCAACAG GGAGAATAAGTACATTCCCCCTGGTCAGAGGAACAGAGAAGCAGGACTGCCGTGGGGAACAGGACGGCAGAACTCTCCCAGACTGCAGTGTAGCCCTGGGCTGAACACACCTAGAGCTGGGCCTCATGACTACAACACTGGTGTGGATCAACGTGTCGTCAATGGAG GTTCCCATCCTTGGCCCTCTCGCTGCCCATCTCCTTCCTCTCGTCCTCCCTCCCGATACCAGTCAGGCcccacctccctccctccccggGCAGCCACGCCCACCCGGCCGCCATCCAGACCCCCATCCAGGCCCTCGCGGCCCCCTTCTCACCCCTCTGCCCACGGCTCTGTGGCTCCCCACTCCACTCTGCCCAAACGCCTGTCCTCGGAAG caggtCCTCCAAGAATGTCTCCAAAGTCCCAGCGGACCCCCAGGACACACAGAGTGCCCCCCTGCCGAGGCAGTGGACCTCCTGGAGCAGACTTCATGTCTCAGGGTGCAGCCGGGGAGATTTCAACTCCTCCTCCTGCCCGTAGCAGTCCCTCTGGGGGCACCTGGtcctcagtggtcagtggag caCACAGACCACGTTCTCCTAGGCAGAGCAGTATGGGGGCAGTACCTTCTGGCCCCTCTTCCTTGTCTTCCCCACAGGCCGGCACAGTGCCCGTCGACTCTGTGGCCACACCCATATCACCTACTACAGCAAGCCCTGCACCTAACCTGGCTGCAACACCTTTAGCGGAAG CAAAAGAGTCCAGGATACAAGAGACAAGGCAGAATTCACCCTCTGCTAACAAGGAGAATGTAAAGCCTGTGGAATCTTCCTCGGGCATCAGTAGGCCTGGGAGTAAAG GACCTCCCAGTATGGCTCCAGACCACAGAAAACAAATAGATAATTTAAAGCAATTTAGTGTAGATTTTAGg TTGCAGTCCAGCGCTAATCCAGACACGGTCTTTGAGACTATGGTCACCAAGCCTCGTCGGGACCCTGGAGAGAAACCAAAGGAGCAGCAGCCCACCGACAAGAGCACAACAGACTCAGCAGGACCCAAAGTTTGCTTAGAAACTTCCAGCAGCGATGACGTGTCAGCGGCTGTGGTTGGCACCCCTGCCGGGAACAAGCCTAGCGCCCCTTCTCCGTCTCCCTCTTCCTCAGCGATTGGCACCGTGTCTGAGCAGAAACGAGGGCCAGACGTGACCTCTCAGGGGGTCCAGACTTCATCTCCTGCTGTCACTGCTTCTGCAAAATCAGACAAGGATGAcaaagaggagaagaaagacCCTGTACCGGA gAGTGTTAGAAAATCAACCCTTAATCCCAATGCCAAGGAGTTCAACCCCAGAGCTATTGCCACCCCA CCCAAACCTGCAACAACTCCCACTCTGCCGCGGCCTCAGGCTCAACCTAGCCCCTCCATCGTGGTGCAACAGCCCCCTGCCGTGTACGGCCAGCCTATGTGCTTCCCACAGATGTACCCTCTGACCCCGGTCAGCCCTGGAGTACAG aAAAGCATTATCTGGAAG ACTCCTGCTATGTACGTTCAGGTTCCTCAAATGCCTATGACCCAGTCCAAGTCCTACAGACCAG TACCCAACATGCCACAGCAAAGACCAGACCAGCATCATCCTCCAGGCACGTCCACCATGATGCACCCAGCCACGGCTGCAGGACCCCCCATCGTGGCCCCGAGCCCAGCGTATTCCACACAATACTTCGCCTGTAGCCCCCAGCAGTTCGCCAGCCAGCCCCTGGTGCAACAGATGACTCACTACCAGTCCCAG CCCCAGCATGTTTTTAGTCCAGTGATGCAGGGCAGTGCAAGGATGCTCACCCCACACACCCATGGCCAACCCAGCCTGGTCTCCTCTTCCACCACCCAGTATGGTGAGCAGACGCACACTATGTATG TTTCTGCCCCGATCCCCCAGCAGTACCCACACCCTAGTGCCACTCTCCATCCTCACCCTCAGCACCCACAGCCCTCAGCTACCCCCACGGGACAGGGGCAGCAGGGCGGTCAAAATGGAGGCAGCCACCCCGCCCCGAGCCCTGTGCAGCATCCTCAGCACCAGGTCGCTGCTGCCGCCGCAGCTGCTCAAGCTCTCCACCTGGGAAACCCCCAGCAACAACAGATGTACTCAGCCCTGGCTCCCACCCCTCCCTCCATGACCCCTGGCCCCAACCCCCAGTCCCCACAGGGCAGCTTCCCCTCAGCCCAGCAAGCTGTCTACATCCACCCTTCCCAGGTTCAGCACGGATACAACCCCAACCATATGGCTCACGTGCCACAG
- the LOC136676841 gene encoding ataxin-2-like isoform X4, with protein sequence MSMKQAGGTRKPGGSNSSAAAASGAAGRSSLGRGRNSAKVPSAAVAFSGVYANMRMVHVLTSVVGTKCELKVKNGVIYEGVFKTYGPECDMVLDAAHRKSPEPSMGPRREDIVESIIFKSSDVVVVHFKDVDLNYAKRDNFTDSAVSTRMNGEHKEKDLEPWDGGDQHVSGSMESLDNDLSNGWDPDDMFKYNEETYGVKSTYDSSLSSYTVPLERDNSEEFLKREARAAQLAEEIEASASYKARVALENDERSEEEKYTAVMRDQHALNRENKYIPPGQRNREAGLPWGTGRQNSPRLQCSPGLNTPRAGPHDYNTGVDQRVVNGGSHPWPSRCPSPSSRPPSRYQSGPTSLPPRAATPTRPPSRPPSRPSRPPSHPSAHGSVAPHSTLPKRLSSEAGPPRMSPKSQRTPRTHRVPPCRGSGPPGADFMSQGAAGEISTPPPARSSPSGGTWSSVVSGAHRPRSPRQSSMGAVPSGPSSLSSPQAGTVPVDSVATPISPTTASPAPNLAATPLAEAKESRIQETRQNSPSANKENVKPVESSSGISRPGSKGPPSMAPDHRKQIDNLKQFSVDFRLQSSANPDTVFETMVTKPRRDPGEKPKEQQPTDKSTTDSAGPKVCLETSSSDDVSAAVVGTPAGNKPSAPSPSPSSSAIGTVSEQKRGPDVTSQGVQTSSPAVTASAKSDKDDKEEKKDPVPESVRKSTLNPNAKEFNPRAIATPPKPATTPTLPRPQAQPSPSIVVQQPPAVYGQPMCFPQMYPLTPVSPGVQTPAMYVQVPQMPMTQSKSYRPVPNMPQQRPDQHHPPGTSTMMHPATAAGPPIVAPSPAYSTQYFACSPQQFASQPLVQQMTHYQSQPQHVFSPVMQGSARMLTPHTHGQPSLVSSSTTQYGEQTHTMYVSAPIPQQYPHPSATLHPHPQHPQPSATPTGQGQQGGQNGGSHPAPSPVQHPQHQVAAAAAAAQALHLGNPQQQQMYSALAPTPPSMTPGPNPQSPQGSFPSAQQAVYIHPSQVQHGYNPNHMAHVPQAHMQSGMVPTHHGTASHPPVMLMATQPPTGPQPPMAQGTLNAIPVSSTTHFSYMAHPSVQAHHQQQL encoded by the exons ATGTCAATGAAGCAGGCCGGTGGAACTCGCAAACCCGGCGGCAGTAACAGCTCGGCGGCTGCGGCCTCAGGAGCTGCCGGGAGATCGAGTTTAGGAAG GGGGCGCAACAGTGCCAAAGTACCCTCTGCTGCA GTGGCGTTCAGCGGAGTTTATGCAAACATGAGGATGGTTCATGTCTTGACTTCCGTGGTG GGAACAAAATGTGAACTTAAAGTTAAAAACGGTGTGATCTACGAGGGTGTATTTAAAACATATGGACCAGAG TGTGATATGGTCCTGGATGCTGCTCACAGGAAGAGTCCTGAACCTAGCATGGGTCCTCGTCGTGAGGACATAGTAGAGAGCATCATATTCAAATCCTCAGACGTGGTTGTAGTGCATTTCAAAGACGTTGACCTCAACTACGCCAAGAGAG ATAACTTCACAGACAGTGCAGTGAGTACTCGTATGAATGGAGAACACAAAGAGAAGGACCTTGAACCTTGGGACGGAGGGGATCAGCACGTCTCGGGCAGCATGGAGTCTCTTGACAATGATTTG TCTAACGGCTGGGATCCAGACGACATGTTTAAATACAACGAGGAAACATATGGCGTGAAGTCTACCTATGACAGTAGCCTTTCCTCATACAC GGTGCCATTGGAGCGAGACAATTCAGAGGAGTTTCTGAAGCGAGAAGCTCGTGCAGCACAACTGGCTGAAGAAATTGAGGCCAGTGCTTCCTATAAAGCCCGCGTAGCCCTTGAGAATGATGAACGTTCAGAAGAGGAGAAATACACCGCTGTAATGAGGGATCAACACGCCCTCAACAG GGAGAATAAGTACATTCCCCCTGGTCAGAGGAACAGAGAAGCAGGACTGCCGTGGGGAACAGGACGGCAGAACTCTCCCAGACTGCAGTGTAGCCCTGGGCTGAACACACCTAGAGCTGGGCCTCATGACTACAACACTGGTGTGGATCAACGTGTCGTCAATGGAG GTTCCCATCCTTGGCCCTCTCGCTGCCCATCTCCTTCCTCTCGTCCTCCCTCCCGATACCAGTCAGGCcccacctccctccctccccggGCAGCCACGCCCACCCGGCCGCCATCCAGACCCCCATCCAGGCCCTCGCGGCCCCCTTCTCACCCCTCTGCCCACGGCTCTGTGGCTCCCCACTCCACTCTGCCCAAACGCCTGTCCTCGGAAG caggtCCTCCAAGAATGTCTCCAAAGTCCCAGCGGACCCCCAGGACACACAGAGTGCCCCCCTGCCGAGGCAGTGGACCTCCTGGAGCAGACTTCATGTCTCAGGGTGCAGCCGGGGAGATTTCAACTCCTCCTCCTGCCCGTAGCAGTCCCTCTGGGGGCACCTGGtcctcagtggtcagtggag caCACAGACCACGTTCTCCTAGGCAGAGCAGTATGGGGGCAGTACCTTCTGGCCCCTCTTCCTTGTCTTCCCCACAGGCCGGCACAGTGCCCGTCGACTCTGTGGCCACACCCATATCACCTACTACAGCAAGCCCTGCACCTAACCTGGCTGCAACACCTTTAGCGGAAG CAAAAGAGTCCAGGATACAAGAGACAAGGCAGAATTCACCCTCTGCTAACAAGGAGAATGTAAAGCCTGTGGAATCTTCCTCGGGCATCAGTAGGCCTGGGAGTAAAG GACCTCCCAGTATGGCTCCAGACCACAGAAAACAAATAGATAATTTAAAGCAATTTAGTGTAGATTTTAGg TTGCAGTCCAGCGCTAATCCAGACACGGTCTTTGAGACTATGGTCACCAAGCCTCGTCGGGACCCTGGAGAGAAACCAAAGGAGCAGCAGCCCACCGACAAGAGCACAACAGACTCAGCAGGACCCAAAGTTTGCTTAGAAACTTCCAGCAGCGATGACGTGTCAGCGGCTGTGGTTGGCACCCCTGCCGGGAACAAGCCTAGCGCCCCTTCTCCGTCTCCCTCTTCCTCAGCGATTGGCACCGTGTCTGAGCAGAAACGAGGGCCAGACGTGACCTCTCAGGGGGTCCAGACTTCATCTCCTGCTGTCACTGCTTCTGCAAAATCAGACAAGGATGAcaaagaggagaagaaagacCCTGTACCGGA gAGTGTTAGAAAATCAACCCTTAATCCCAATGCCAAGGAGTTCAACCCCAGAGCTATTGCCACCCCA CCCAAACCTGCAACAACTCCCACTCTGCCGCGGCCTCAGGCTCAACCTAGCCCCTCCATCGTGGTGCAACAGCCCCCTGCCGTGTACGGCCAGCCTATGTGCTTCCCACAGATGTACCCTCTGACCCCGGTCAGCCCTGGAGTACAG ACTCCTGCTATGTACGTTCAGGTTCCTCAAATGCCTATGACCCAGTCCAAGTCCTACAGACCAG TACCCAACATGCCACAGCAAAGACCAGACCAGCATCATCCTCCAGGCACGTCCACCATGATGCACCCAGCCACGGCTGCAGGACCCCCCATCGTGGCCCCGAGCCCAGCGTATTCCACACAATACTTCGCCTGTAGCCCCCAGCAGTTCGCCAGCCAGCCCCTGGTGCAACAGATGACTCACTACCAGTCCCAG CCCCAGCATGTTTTTAGTCCAGTGATGCAGGGCAGTGCAAGGATGCTCACCCCACACACCCATGGCCAACCCAGCCTGGTCTCCTCTTCCACCACCCAGTATGGTGAGCAGACGCACACTATGTATG TTTCTGCCCCGATCCCCCAGCAGTACCCACACCCTAGTGCCACTCTCCATCCTCACCCTCAGCACCCACAGCCCTCAGCTACCCCCACGGGACAGGGGCAGCAGGGCGGTCAAAATGGAGGCAGCCACCCCGCCCCGAGCCCTGTGCAGCATCCTCAGCACCAGGTCGCTGCTGCCGCCGCAGCTGCTCAAGCTCTCCACCTGGGAAACCCCCAGCAACAACAGATGTACTCAGCCCTGGCTCCCACCCCTCCCTCCATGACCCCTGGCCCCAACCCCCAGTCCCCACAGGGCAGCTTCCCCTCAGCCCAGCAAGCTGTCTACATCCACCCTTCCCAGGTTCAGCACGGATACAACCCCAACCATATGGCTCACGTGCCACAG